One Lepus europaeus isolate LE1 chromosome X, mLepTim1.pri, whole genome shotgun sequence genomic window carries:
- the LOC133753538 gene encoding LOW QUALITY PROTEIN: axin interactor, dorsalization-associated protein-like (The sequence of the model RefSeq protein was modified relative to this genomic sequence to represent the inferred CDS: deleted 1 base in 1 codon), with protein sequence MSEVTQSLLQHWGTSFRRGGDFDSWGQLLEVTDEYQTLARHLQKEAQAPHNNFEFTEEPKKTIGKIATCFELKSAALQSTQSQEEFKLEALKKLEPILKNILTYNKEFPFDVQPVALRRILAPGKDESLEFEEDEEEGGAGAGYPDSSPARVPGTLLPRLPSEPGMTLPTIRIEKSGLKDAGRCIDPYITVSVKDPNDPNGIELAPVQYNLVASRKDTYVHFNVDIELQKHVEKLTKGAAVFEFKHCKPKKWFTSTKCFAFMDMDEIKPGPIVIELYKKSTDFKRKKLQFLTKEPLYLHPYQTLHKE encoded by the exons ATGTCAGAGGTGACCCAGAGTCTGCTGCAGCACTGGGGCACCAGTTTTAGGAGAGGCGGCGACTTCGACTCTTGGGGCCAGCTGCTGGAGGTGACAGATGAGTATCAGACGTTAGCAAGACATCTACAAAAAGAAGCCCAAGCTCCACACAATAATTTCGAATTTACTGAAGAACCAAAGAAAACCATAGGCAAAATTGCAACATGCTTCGAATTG AAAAGTGCAGCTTTACAGTCCACACAGTCCCAAGAAGAATTTAAACTGGAGGCCCTGAAGAAGCTAGAACCGATCCTAAAGAATATTCTTACGTATAATAAAGAGTTCCCGTTTGATGTTCAGCCTGTTGCATTAAGAAGAATTTTAGCACCTGGTAAAGACGAGAGTTTGGAAtttgaagaagatgaagaagagggTGGTGCTGGAGCAGGGTACCCTGATTCTTCTCCTGCCAGAGTCCCTGGTACCTTGTTACCGAGGTTGCCCTCAGAGCCAGGAATGACATTACCCACAATCAGAATTGAGAAGAGTGGTCTGAAAGATGCTGGGCGGTGCATCGACCCCTATATTACAGTTAGTGTAAAAGATCCGaatg atccGAATGGCATAGAGTTAGCTCCTGTGCAGTATAATCTCGTGGCTTCACGAAAAGATACATATGTTCACTTTAATGTGGACATTGAGCTCCAGAAGCATGTTGAAAAATTAACCAAAGGTGCAGCTGTCTTTGAATTCAAACACTGCAAGCCTAAAAAATGGTTTACCAGCACCAAGTGTTTTGCTTTCATGGATATGGATGAAATTAAGCCTGGGCCAATTGTAATAGAGCTATACAAGAAATCCACtgactttaaaagaaagaaattgcaatTCTTGACCAAGGAACCACTTTATCTTCATCCATATCAAACTTTGCACAAGGAATGA